The stretch of DNA CAACAGCTGCAACAATTGATGCAAAAGGCGTACGAAGAATGAAATTTTTAAAATACCTATTGTCGGTGATGACCTTCACGGCGGTTCTGTCACTCGTACTGGCAGTCATTGGCTATACACCTGTTGCTGACCGAGAACCCGACATCTACTATTCTTCCATGACAGAGTCCTTTATTTTCTCCATGTATTACCTAGCGATTGTGTTCATTGCACCTAGTATCTTACTATACATAATTTTCGCTTTCTTGGGAAAAAGAACGCAGTACACCGTCTGGACTCGGGGAGGACTGAGTATTCTGATTGGCGGTTCCATCATCGGGACTTTTCTTTTCCTCCAACATGACAACCATCAAACCGACGACTTGTACCTCATTCCTGAGGGCTACGAGGGCGATGTGTATGTGTTCTACAACGTCAAGGGCGCGCCAAAGGTGGAGCAGGAGGACGGCTATGACATACACCGTATCAATGAAAAAGGCTATTTCGTCACGTCGACACCGGATCTGGACTATGGGACCGTGACCGACAAATACGTTTACGT from Bacillus sp. SLBN-46 encodes:
- a CDS encoding DUF6843 domain-containing protein, translated to MKFLKYLLSVMTFTAVLSLVLAVIGYTPVADREPDIYYSSMTESFIFSMYYLAIVFIAPSILLYIIFAFLGKRTQYTVWTRGGLSILIGGSIIGTFLFLQHDNHQTDDLYLIPEGYEGDVYVFYNVKGAPKVEQEDGYDIHRINEKGYFVTSTPDLDYGTVTDKYVYVDKKGKRKPIDKKCVQIFGTSGYSSSENEEIDLKYTGLNVKKGPCDETFQTEELTGQEDSEDEVRSEVLLKYYGLEDYVRW